The sequence TCTCCCCCACATCTTCGAGCCCTTCTTCACCACCAAAGAGGTGGGCAAAGGGACCGGACTGGGGCTGTCGGTCGTCTACGGGATCATCAAAGCGCACGGCGGCTGGGTGGATGTCGAGAGCACAGTGGGCCAGGGCACCCGCTTTCATATCTACCTTCCCCAGGTTGACTCGTGTGAGAGTGCCGTTCCATCGGGTGCCGATTCTCCCCTCGTCGGAGGAAGCGAAACAATCCTGGTGGTGGAGGACGAACCCGTCGTGTTGAAACTCGGTCAGGAGATCCTCAGGAAGCTCGGTTATCGCGTGCTCGTGGCGCGGGACGGCGAGGAAGCGGTGCGAGTCTTCCGCCAGCATCACCGAGAGATTGATCTGGTCCTGCTCGATGTCGTCATGCCGCAGATGAGC is a genomic window of Blastocatellia bacterium containing:
- a CDS encoding response regulator; the encoded protein is LPHIFEPFFTTKEVGKGTGLGLSVVYGIIKAHGGWVDVESTVGQGTRFHIYLPQVDSCESAVPSGADSPLVGGSETILVVEDEPVVLKLGQEILRKLGYRVLVARDGEEAVRVFRQHHREIDLVLLDVVMPQMSGQRAFYELRNINPRVRIVLVTGYSPEDVAEELIRQGALGLVQKPYDMATLAGVVRQCLDRSA